The following are encoded together in the Synechococcales cyanobacterium CNB genome:
- a CDS encoding prepilin-type N-terminal cleavage/methylation domain-containing protein, with product MKCHKNVIHNQLYSGYHSKSDSVCVRKRVAVLRWTREAFTLIELAIALVIIALIVGGVLVGTDLITASERRLAVRQVELFDSAANVFRNRYNCLPGDCLNATVFGWSALSSGNGDGTVGYPPGCDGLGVCIISARHEHINFWYHLHAAGLIPYAIAAVTAVPPSTPDMPGVATPPVEGMKLRYMGLAGSPASGGWIVHGNVTFESYPGRIPPPLTGHSFALGSIRAWPAASGTVFNGYAPADLHYIDNKIDDGFPVSGKVIAIRLALALEPPQHLTYNGGLIFGYTYGDTSTPVCVRTDTDPFVYNVLYTGTAQYGSCGVVIKASF from the coding sequence CTGAAGTGTCATAAAAATGTCATACACAACCAATTATATAGCGGGTATCATAGTAAGTCAGATAGTGTGTGTGTCAGAAAGAGAGTGGCCGTGCTGAGATGGACACGTGAAGCGTTTACGCTGATCGAGTTAGCAATAGCACTTGTTATAATCGCTCTGATTGTCGGTGGCGTTCTTGTGGGAACTGATTTGATCACCGCATCAGAGCGGCGCCTTGCAGTGCGGCAGGTGGAATTGTTCGACAGCGCCGCCAATGTATTCCGCAATCGGTATAATTGTCTCCCTGGCGACTGCTTGAATGCCACTGTCTTTGGGTGGAGCGCATTGTCAAGCGGAAACGGCGATGGCACCGTCGGTTACCCTCCCGGATGCGATGGCTTGGGAGTGTGCATTATATCAGCACGACATGAGCATATTAATTTCTGGTATCATTTGCACGCAGCAGGGCTGATTCCCTATGCGATAGCGGCTGTCACAGCAGTGCCCCCGAGTACGCCGGATATGCCCGGCGTTGCAACACCACCGGTCGAGGGAATGAAACTTCGATACATGGGCCTCGCAGGAAGCCCTGCATCGGGGGGGTGGATTGTACACGGAAATGTCACGTTTGAATCCTATCCAGGCAGAATACCGCCGCCACTCACTGGTCATAGCTTTGCGCTGGGTAGCATCCGAGCGTGGCCTGCTGCCTCTGGAACTGTCTTCAATGGCTACGCGCCGGCAGATCTCCATTATATTGACAATAAGATCGATGATGGATTTCCAGTCAGCGGCAAAGTAATCGCGATTCGGTTAGCGCTAGCCCTCGAGCCACCGCAGCACCTCACGTATAATGGCGGCTTGATCTTCGGCTATACATATGGTGACACCAGCACGCCGGTTTGTGTCCGTACAGACACCGACCCATTCGTATACAATGTGCTCTATACTGGCACTGCTCAATATGGAAGTTGCGGTGTCGTTATAAAGGCGTCGTTCTAG
- a CDS encoding site-specific DNA-methyltransferase, translating to MEQLVPELVRITGNGPCFVWQSPLTAERWHHYFPKGWRIIAACKVYPERGRQRCLSWDPVIFWSGRSLLKDELPRDWHVADLRPWTESISDNPVPCPRPLDQMRWFCDSIPADSILDPFMGSGTTGVAAVLAGKRFVGIERDPVYFDYACKRIEAACVDAPLVS from the coding sequence ATGGAGCAGCTCGTGCCCGAACTCGTCCGCATTACCGGCAACGGCCCGTGCTTCGTCTGGCAGAGTCCGCTCACGGCCGAGCGATGGCACCACTACTTCCCGAAGGGCTGGCGCATCATCGCCGCCTGCAAGGTCTATCCCGAGCGCGGCCGGCAGCGCTGCCTGAGCTGGGACCCGGTCATCTTCTGGAGCGGCAGGTCGCTGCTCAAGGACGAACTGCCGCGCGACTGGCACGTCGCCGACCTGCGGCCTTGGACGGAGAGCATCAGCGACAACCCCGTGCCCTGCCCGCGTCCGCTTGACCAGATGCGCTGGTTCTGCGACTCGATTCCCGCCGACTCCATCCTCGACCCGTTCATGGGCTCCGGCACCACCGGCGTCGCGGCGGTGCTGGCCGGCAAGCGCTTCGTCGGCATCGAGCGCGACCCGGTCTACTTCGACTACGCCTGCAAGCGCATCGAGGCGGCGTGCGTCGATGCTCCGCTAGTGTCTTAG
- a CDS encoding conjugative relaxase, protein MLRIIQNSTPAGAKSYYSTADYYTEGQELAGVWRGHAAARLGLSGEVHREDWDALCDNRNPSTGEPLTARTKSDRRVGYDFNFHCPKSLSLLYGLTGDARILDAFRESVDATMRDIEAEMQTRVRAGGRNQDRTTGNMVWGEFIHTTARPVNGVPDPHLHSHCFIFNATWDETESRWKAGQFAGLKRDGPYFEAVFHARLARRVEELGVPTVRTKQGWELAGVPDTVIRRLSRRTALIEELARESGITDPDAKGALGAKTRERKAKQLTLPELRDEWRSRMTPEESRAIEAVADRVGSERIARDNLAAREAARQAIQHCFERSAVLPERRVLAEAMKRAVGRATPEAVTQAVAREELIVAERDGRRFATTREVLAEEDRMLAFAREGRGACRPLGKADHQFTRDWLGDDQRRAVRHVLESPDRVILVRGVAGTGKTTLMQEAVEGIESNGKRVFTFAPSADASRGVLRREGFADADTVARLLVDEALQARVAGQVLWIDEAGLLSSRTMAQLFDLAERKGARVILSGDRRQHSSVERGAALRLLEEEAGLVPAEIRNIRRQRGDYKEAVRALSEGRTEDGFRQLDRLGWIREVGDTERYQQLAEDYVAAVAEGQSVLAIAPTHLEGAWVTDEIRARLKQSGRLGTDERPLVVLENANLTEAERMDPLNYAPGDVLVFHQNAKGRCKGERLVVGDAPLPLDQAARFQLYRPSVLPVAPGDVVRVTRNGKTANGRHRLNNGALYTVKRFDRAGNLVLTNGWRIAKDYGHLAHGYCTTSHASQGRTVDHVLIAQSSASFPASSRQQAYVSVSRAREHATLYTDDKDALLTAVSRSDDRLTATELTGGRARHLEHEPPRDATREREVLVHER, encoded by the coding sequence ATGCTGCGCATCATTCAGAACAGCACGCCCGCCGGCGCCAAGAGCTACTACTCGACCGCCGACTACTACACGGAAGGCCAGGAACTCGCCGGCGTCTGGCGTGGCCATGCCGCCGCGCGACTGGGACTGTCCGGCGAGGTGCACCGCGAGGACTGGGACGCGCTGTGCGACAACCGCAATCCTTCGACCGGCGAGCCGCTGACGGCGCGCACCAAGTCCGACCGGCGCGTCGGTTACGACTTCAACTTCCACTGCCCCAAGAGCCTGTCGCTCCTGTACGGACTGACCGGTGACGCGCGCATTCTCGACGCCTTCCGCGAGTCGGTGGACGCCACCATGCGCGACATCGAAGCCGAGATGCAGACGCGCGTGCGCGCAGGCGGGCGCAACCAGGACCGCACGACCGGCAACATGGTCTGGGGCGAGTTCATCCACACGACGGCGCGGCCCGTAAACGGCGTGCCGGACCCTCACCTTCATAGTCACTGCTTTATCTTCAATGCCACCTGGGACGAAACAGAGTCTCGCTGGAAGGCCGGGCAGTTCGCGGGGCTCAAGCGCGACGGGCCGTATTTCGAGGCAGTGTTTCACGCGCGGCTGGCGCGGCGCGTGGAGGAACTGGGCGTTCCCACCGTGCGCACGAAGCAGGGCTGGGAACTGGCGGGTGTTCCCGATACTGTCATCCGACGCCTTTCGCGGCGCACGGCGCTCATCGAGGAACTGGCGCGCGAGTCCGGCATCACCGACCCCGACGCCAAGGGCGCGCTCGGCGCGAAGACGCGCGAGCGCAAGGCGAAGCAACTGACACTGCCGGAACTGCGCGACGAGTGGCGGTCGCGCATGACCCCGGAGGAATCGCGGGCCATTGAGGCCGTCGCGGATCGCGTCGGAAGCGAACGCATCGCCAGGGACAACCTCGCCGCCAGGGAGGCGGCACGCCAGGCGATCCAGCACTGTTTCGAGCGGAGCGCCGTGCTGCCCGAACGACGAGTGCTTGCCGAGGCCATGAAGCGCGCCGTCGGCCGCGCTACTCCCGAAGCGGTGACGCAGGCGGTGGCACGCGAGGAACTCATCGTCGCCGAGCGCGACGGGCGCCGGTTCGCCACGACGCGCGAGGTGTTGGCCGAAGAAGACCGGATGCTCGCCTTCGCGCGCGAGGGACGCGGGGCGTGCCGCCCGCTTGGCAAGGCAGACCACCAGTTCACTCGCGACTGGCTGGGCGACGACCAGCGCCGGGCGGTGCGGCACGTGCTGGAGTCACCCGACCGCGTCATCCTCGTGCGCGGCGTCGCCGGGACCGGCAAGACGACGCTCATGCAGGAAGCGGTCGAGGGCATCGAATCGAACGGGAAGCGCGTCTTCACCTTCGCGCCGTCGGCCGACGCCAGCCGCGGCGTGCTGCGGCGGGAAGGATTCGCCGACGCCGACACGGTGGCGCGGTTGCTGGTAGATGAAGCATTGCAGGCGCGCGTCGCCGGTCAGGTCCTGTGGATCGATGAGGCCGGACTGCTGTCATCGCGCACGATGGCGCAACTCTTCGACCTTGCCGAACGCAAAGGCGCACGAGTCATTCTCTCGGGCGACCGGCGACAGCATTCGAGTGTTGAAAGAGGCGCGGCGCTGCGGCTGTTGGAAGAAGAAGCCGGACTGGTCCCCGCCGAAATACGCAACATCCGCCGCCAGCGCGGCGACTACAAGGAAGCCGTGCGGGCGCTTTCGGAGGGGCGGACGGAAGATGGGTTCAGGCAACTCGACCGGCTGGGGTGGATACGCGAGGTCGGCGACACTGAGCGCTACCAGCAACTGGCCGAGGACTATGTCGCCGCCGTCGCCGAGGGGCAGTCGGTCCTGGCGATTGCGCCGACGCATCTCGAAGGGGCCTGGGTCACCGACGAGATTCGCGCCCGGTTGAAACAGTCCGGCCGGCTGGGTACGGACGAACGCCCGCTCGTCGTGCTGGAAAACGCCAACCTCACCGAGGCCGAGCGCATGGACCCGCTGAACTACGCCCCCGGCGACGTGCTGGTCTTCCACCAGAATGCCAAGGGCCGTTGCAAGGGCGAACGGCTGGTGGTCGGCGACGCGCCGCTGCCGCTCGATCAGGCGGCGCGGTTCCAGCTCTACCGGCCCTCGGTGCTGCCGGTGGCGCCGGGCGACGTGGTGCGCGTCACGCGCAACGGCAAGACGGCGAACGGCAGGCACCGGCTCAACAACGGCGCGCTCTACACGGTGAAGCGATTCGACCGCGCCGGCAACCTCGTGCTCACGAACGGCTGGAGGATCGCGAAGGACTACGGGCACCTGGCGCACGGCTACTGCACCACGAGCCATGCCAGCCAGGGACGCACTGTAGATCATGTGCTCATCGCCCAGTCGTCGGCGTCGTTTCCCGCCTCGTCGCGCCAACAGGCATACGTGAGCGTCAGCCGGGCGCGTGAACACGCGACCCTCTACACCGACGACAAGGACGCGCTGCTGACCGCCGTGAGCCGCTCGGACGACCGGCTGACGGCGACGGAACTGACCGGCGGGCGGGCGCGCCACCTCGAACATGAACCGCCGCGCGATGCGACGCGCGAACGGGAGGTATTGGTCCATGAGCGATGA